In Candidatus Dormiibacterota bacterium, the following are encoded in one genomic region:
- a CDS encoding substrate-binding domain-containing protein — translation MNHARSALIAALCIAVSACSNSGSQATSSSAGASPVAITKTIGVSIQNREAQFYQDMEAGMRSEAAKYGYALTVVDANRDNSVQQSQVEDFITKKVDAIVLTPYDSTAIGSAIAEANRANIPVFTADIASVSKQGHVVAHIASDNVQGGMQAGDLICQAVGKSGTVAIIDEPEVTSVQDRVKGFREALTARCPGVTVVADVDAGGQRDKAASDMGDILQSHKHLSGVFGINDDSALGALTAVKAAGLTGKVAIVGYDATSEARAAIKAGQMYGDAIQYPEKIGAMTIDTIHDYFAGKKDPYLVKVGVGSYTKADATKAP, via the coding sequence TTGAACCACGCTCGTTCCGCGCTGATCGCTGCCCTGTGCATCGCGGTCTCCGCTTGCTCGAATTCGGGCTCGCAGGCCACATCGTCGTCGGCCGGGGCCAGCCCGGTTGCCATCACCAAAACCATCGGCGTCTCGATCCAGAACCGCGAGGCCCAATTCTACCAGGACATGGAGGCCGGTATGCGCTCGGAGGCCGCTAAATACGGCTACGCGCTCACGGTCGTCGATGCCAATCGCGACAATAGCGTCCAGCAGAGCCAAGTCGAGGACTTCATCACAAAGAAGGTCGATGCCATCGTCCTTACGCCTTACGATTCCACCGCCATCGGCAGTGCGATCGCGGAGGCCAACAGAGCCAACATCCCCGTGTTCACGGCCGACATCGCGAGCGTGAGCAAGCAGGGCCACGTCGTGGCGCATATCGCCAGCGACAACGTGCAAGGCGGCATGCAGGCGGGCGATCTGATCTGCCAGGCGGTCGGCAAGTCTGGAACCGTGGCCATCATCGACGAGCCCGAAGTGACCAGCGTTCAGGACCGGGTCAAGGGCTTCCGCGAAGCCCTCACCGCGCGCTGCCCCGGCGTGACGGTCGTCGCGGACGTCGATGCGGGTGGGCAGCGCGATAAAGCCGCCAGCGACATGGGCGACATTCTGCAGTCGCACAAGCATCTGAGCGGCGTGTTCGGCATCAACGACGATTCCGCGCTCGGAGCGCTCACGGCCGTCAAGGCGGCGGGGCTCACCGGCAAGGTTGCCATCGTCGGTTACGATGCAACGTCCGAGGCGCGTGCCGCCATCAAAGCCGGGCAGATGTACGGCGATGCAATCCAGTATCCGGAGAAGATCGGCGCGATGACCATCGATACGATCCACGATTACTTCGCCGGTAAGAAGGATCCGTATCTGGTGAAGGTCGGCGTGGGTTCGTATACCAAAGCCGACGCGACCAAGGCGCCGTAA